In Pseudomonas sp. R76, one genomic interval encodes:
- a CDS encoding DmpA family aminopeptidase, with the protein MRARQLGITLGLGTPGELNAITDVPGVRVGHSTLNTRIDGKQVRTGVTVVQPRAGEARHQPCFAGYHVLNGNGDATGLEWISEAGLLTTPVAITNTHSLGIVRDTLIALERERLADPAVYWCMPVVMETYDGLLNDIWGQHVKPEHVRQALDNAESGPVQEGAVGGGTGMICHEFKGGIGTASRRLPAEEGGWTVGVLVQANHGKRQELRVDGYPVGRHLMGIASPFDARGTPGMGSIVVIIATDAPLLPHQCQRLAQRASIGIARTGGGTEDSSGDLFLAFATGNRELPPADYGRKNLPLSSALQMLNNDHISPLFSAAAEAVEEAIINAMLAGEDMTTEDGVKVPGLADETLLTALNKCGWSVSP; encoded by the coding sequence ATGCGTGCACGTCAATTGGGCATTACGTTGGGGCTGGGCACGCCCGGCGAATTGAATGCCATCACCGATGTTCCGGGCGTTCGGGTCGGCCACAGTACGCTCAACACGCGTATCGACGGCAAACAGGTGCGCACCGGCGTCACTGTGGTGCAGCCGCGCGCGGGCGAGGCGCGCCATCAGCCGTGCTTTGCCGGCTATCACGTACTCAACGGCAATGGCGATGCCACCGGCCTTGAGTGGATCAGTGAAGCCGGGTTGCTGACCACGCCCGTGGCCATCACCAACACCCACAGCCTCGGCATTGTGCGTGACACCTTGATCGCCCTGGAGCGCGAGCGCCTGGCGGACCCTGCGGTGTACTGGTGCATGCCGGTGGTGATGGAAACCTATGATGGCCTGCTTAACGATATCTGGGGCCAGCACGTCAAGCCTGAGCATGTACGCCAAGCGCTGGATAACGCCGAGAGTGGCCCGGTGCAGGAAGGCGCAGTGGGCGGCGGCACCGGGATGATCTGCCATGAGTTCAAGGGCGGCATCGGCACCGCGTCACGGCGCTTGCCGGCTGAGGAGGGCGGCTGGACCGTCGGCGTGCTGGTGCAGGCCAACCACGGCAAGCGTCAGGAGCTGCGGGTCGACGGTTACCCGGTGGGCCGCCACTTGATGGGCATTGCTTCGCCGTTCGACGCGCGTGGCACGCCGGGCATGGGCTCGATTGTGGTGATCATCGCCACCGACGCGCCCTTGCTGCCGCATCAATGCCAGCGCCTGGCGCAACGCGCCTCCATTGGCATTGCTCGCACCGGCGGCGGCACCGAGGATTCCAGTGGCGACCTGTTCCTGGCATTCGCCACCGGCAACCGCGAGCTGCCACCGGCCGATTACGGGCGCAAGAACCTGCCGCTGAGCAGCGCGTTGCAGATGCTCAATAACGACCATATTTCGCCATTGTTCAGCGCAGCGGCAGAGGCGGTGGAGGAGGCGATCATCAACGCCATGCTGGCCGGCGAGGACATGACCACCGAGGACGGCGTCAAGGTCCCCGGCTTGGCGGACGAGACTTTATTGACCGCACTAAACAAGTGCGGCTGGAGCGTGTCCCCGTAA
- a CDS encoding serralysin family metalloprotease: protein MSKVKDKAIVSAAQASTAYSQIDSFSHLYDRGGNLTVNGKPSFSVDQAADHLLRDGASYKDVNHNGKIDLTYTFLTSASSATMNKHGISGFSQFNAQQKAQAVLAMQSWADVANVSFTESASGGDTHMTFGNYSGGQDGAAAFAYLPGTGAGYDGTSWYLTNSSYTPNKTPDVNNYGRQTLTHEIGHTLGLAHPGDYNAGTGNPSYKDADYGQDTRGYSVMSYWSESNTNQNFTKGGVEAYASGPLIDDIAAIQKLYGANYSTRAGDTTYGFNSNTGRDFYSATSNADKLVFSVWDGGGNDTLDFSGFTQNQKINLNEGSFSDVGGLVGNVSIAKGVTVENAFGGAGNDLIIGNNAANIIKGGAGNDIIYGGGGADQLWGGAGNDTFVFGASSDSKPGAADKIFDFTSGSDKIDLSGITKGAGLTFVNAFTGHAGDAVLSYASGTNLGTLAVDFSGHGVADFLVTTVGQAVASDIVA, encoded by the coding sequence ATGTCAAAAGTAAAAGACAAAGCTATTGTATCTGCCGCGCAAGCCAGCACTGCTTACTCGCAAATCGATAGCTTCAGCCATCTGTATGACCGTGGCGGCAACCTCACGGTCAATGGCAAACCGTCCTTTTCCGTGGACCAGGCAGCGGACCACCTGCTGCGCGATGGCGCCTCGTACAAGGATGTGAATCACAACGGCAAGATCGATCTGACTTACACCTTCCTCACCTCGGCTTCCTCGGCGACCATGAACAAACATGGCATCTCCGGGTTCAGCCAGTTCAACGCCCAGCAGAAAGCACAGGCCGTACTGGCCATGCAATCCTGGGCGGATGTCGCCAACGTGAGCTTTACCGAAAGCGCCTCGGGCGGCGACACGCACATGACCTTCGGCAACTACAGCGGCGGCCAGGACGGCGCAGCAGCCTTCGCCTACCTGCCCGGCACCGGCGCAGGCTACGACGGCACGTCGTGGTACCTGACCAACAGCAGCTACACGCCGAACAAGACCCCGGACGTGAACAACTACGGCCGGCAGACCCTGACCCACGAAATCGGCCACACCTTGGGCCTGGCGCACCCTGGCGACTACAACGCCGGGACCGGCAACCCTTCGTACAAAGACGCGGACTATGGACAGGACACGCGTGGCTACAGCGTCATGAGTTACTGGAGCGAGAGCAACACCAACCAGAACTTCACCAAAGGCGGCGTCGAGGCCTACGCTTCCGGCCCGCTGATCGACGACATTGCCGCGATCCAGAAGCTCTACGGTGCCAACTACAGCACCCGCGCCGGTGACACCACCTACGGTTTCAACTCCAACACCGGGCGCGATTTCTACAGCGCCACCTCCAATGCCGACAAGCTAGTGTTCTCGGTATGGGACGGCGGTGGCAATGACACCCTGGACTTCTCCGGCTTTACCCAAAACCAGAAGATCAACCTCAATGAAGGCTCGTTCTCCGACGTTGGCGGCCTGGTGGGCAACGTGTCCATCGCCAAGGGCGTGACCGTCGAGAACGCGTTCGGTGGCGCGGGCAACGATCTGATCATTGGTAACAACGCCGCCAATATCATCAAAGGCGGTGCCGGCAACGACATCATCTACGGTGGTGGCGGTGCTGACCAACTGTGGGGCGGCGCCGGCAACGACACGTTTGTGTTCGGTGCCAGCTCCGATTCCAAGCCAGGTGCAGCCGACAAGATCTTTGACTTCACCTCGGGTTCGGACAAGATCGACCTGTCCGGCATCACCAAAGGTGCAGGCCTGACCTTCGTCAACGCGTTCACCGGCCATGCCGGCGACGCGGTGCTGAGCTATGCCTCGGGTACCAACCTGGGCACCTTGGCGGTGGACTTCTCCGGGCACGGCGTGGCGGATTTCCTCGTCACCACCGTTGGCCAGGCGGTTGCCAGCGACATCGTAGCGTGA
- a CDS encoding AprI/Inh family metalloprotease inhibitor gives MARFSHLIACASQVVFMSAGAHAMASSLVLPTTAQLAGHWQLHQQDQVCALDLLEQANALAGDVACAEQWLGQKPLSWTPTPDGIWLMNAEGTGIIHLNREKDGEYKGQTPSIPEVVLQRTP, from the coding sequence ATGGCGCGTTTTTCTCATTTGATCGCCTGTGCTTCACAGGTGGTGTTCATGTCGGCAGGAGCCCACGCAATGGCTAGCAGTCTTGTTTTACCCACCACCGCCCAGTTGGCAGGCCACTGGCAGTTGCACCAGCAGGATCAGGTGTGCGCGTTGGACTTGCTGGAACAGGCGAACGCGCTGGCCGGTGATGTCGCCTGCGCAGAACAATGGCTGGGCCAGAAACCCCTGAGCTGGACACCAACCCCGGACGGAATCTGGCTGATGAACGCCGAAGGCACCGGCATTATCCATTTGAACCGTGAAAAAGACGGCGAATATAAAGGGCAGACGCCTTCGATCCCCGAAGTTGTCCTGCAACGAACACCCTAA
- a CDS encoding type I secretion system permease/ATPase gives MAKSHAVAPLFRALGEYKSILISIGCFTALINLLMLVPSIYMLQVYDRVLSSQNETTLVMLTLMVVGFFAFIGTLEVLRSFIVIRIGSQLERRFNLRVYKAAFERNLQRGQGHAGQSLGDLTVIRQFITGPALFAFFDAPWFPIYLFVIFLFNVWLGVLATAGAVLLIALACLNEYLTKKPLGEAGAFSQQSTQLATSHLHNAETIQAMGMLGALRKRWFAVHSQFLGYQNKASDTGSVITSLSKSLRLCLQSLVLGLGAFLVIKGDMTAGMMIAGSILMGRVLSPIDQLIAVWKQWSSAKLAYQRLDDLLREFPPEVEPMALPAPNGQVSFEQVSAGPPGRRMATLQQVSFNLGAGEVLGVLGASGSGKSTLARVLVGVWPTLAGTVRLDGADIHRWDRDDLGPHIGYLPQDIELFSGSIADNIARFRDADPELVVKAAQQAGVHELILRLPQGYDTVLGDNGGGLSGGQKQRVALARALYGGPRLIVLDEPNSNLDTVGEAALASAIVQMKAQGSSVVLVTHRSSALAQADKLLVLNDGRLQAFGPSQEVLRALSGQQEAPKEKPGVSFSRQYQAGRNPGA, from the coding sequence ATGGCGAAGTCCCATGCGGTTGCGCCCTTATTCCGGGCGTTGGGTGAATACAAGAGTATTTTGATCAGCATTGGCTGTTTCACCGCATTGATTAACCTGTTGATGCTGGTGCCGTCGATTTACATGCTGCAAGTGTATGACCGCGTGTTGTCCTCCCAGAATGAAACCACCCTGGTGATGTTGACGCTGATGGTCGTGGGCTTCTTTGCCTTTATCGGCACACTGGAAGTGCTGCGCAGTTTTATCGTGATCCGCATCGGCAGCCAATTGGAGCGGCGTTTCAACTTGCGCGTGTACAAAGCCGCGTTTGAACGCAACCTGCAACGTGGCCAGGGGCATGCCGGGCAATCGCTGGGCGACCTCACCGTGATCCGCCAATTCATCACCGGGCCGGCGCTGTTCGCGTTTTTCGATGCGCCGTGGTTTCCCATCTACCTCTTCGTGATTTTCCTCTTCAACGTGTGGCTCGGCGTGCTGGCCACGGCAGGCGCCGTGTTGCTGATCGCGCTGGCCTGCCTGAATGAATACCTGACCAAAAAGCCCTTGGGCGAGGCGGGCGCGTTTTCCCAGCAGTCCACTCAGTTGGCCACCAGCCATTTGCACAACGCCGAAACGATCCAGGCCATGGGCATGCTCGGCGCGTTGCGCAAACGCTGGTTCGCGGTGCACTCGCAATTCCTCGGTTACCAGAACAAGGCCAGCGACACCGGCTCGGTGATCACGTCGCTGAGTAAATCCCTGCGCCTGTGCCTGCAATCGTTGGTGCTGGGCCTGGGCGCCTTTCTGGTGATCAAGGGCGATATGACCGCCGGGATGATGATCGCCGGTTCCATCCTGATGGGCCGCGTGCTCAGCCCCATCGACCAGTTGATTGCGGTGTGGAAGCAGTGGAGTTCGGCCAAGTTGGCCTATCAGCGGCTCGATGATTTGCTGCGTGAATTCCCGCCGGAAGTTGAACCCATGGCCTTGCCGGCGCCCAACGGCCAGGTGAGTTTCGAGCAGGTCAGCGCAGGCCCGCCCGGGCGGCGCATGGCGACCTTGCAGCAGGTCAGCTTCAACCTCGGCGCCGGCGAAGTGCTTGGCGTGCTGGGTGCGTCGGGTTCGGGTAAATCCACCCTGGCCCGCGTGCTGGTTGGTGTGTGGCCCACCCTGGCCGGCACCGTGCGCCTGGACGGCGCCGACATTCACCGCTGGGACCGCGACGACCTCGGCCCGCATATCGGCTACTTGCCCCAGGACATCGAACTGTTCAGCGGCAGCATCGCCGACAACATCGCGCGTTTTCGCGACGCCGACCCGGAACTCGTGGTGAAAGCCGCGCAGCAAGCCGGTGTGCACGAGCTGATCCTGCGTTTGCCACAGGGTTACGACACGGTGCTGGGCGACAACGGCGGCGGCCTGTCCGGTGGCCAGAAACAACGCGTGGCCCTGGCCCGCGCGCTATACGGCGGGCCGCGTTTGATTGTGCTGGATGAGCCCAACTCCAACCTCGACACCGTCGGCGAAGCGGCACTGGCCAGTGCCATTGTGCAGATGAAGGCCCAGGGCAGCAGCGTTGTGCTGGTCACGCACCGGTCCTCGGCGCTGGCCCAGGCCGACAAGTTGCTGGTGCTCAACGACGGCCGTTTGCAGGCGTTCGGGCCGAGCCAGGAAGTGCTACGCGCGTTGTCAGGCCAGCAGGAAGCGCCCAAGGAAAAGCCTGGGGTGAGTTTCAGTCGTCAGTACCAAGCCGGAAGGAATCCAGGCGCATGA
- a CDS encoding HlyD family type I secretion periplasmic adaptor subunit: MSSLTVEPRFKERDAGFFVKMSWLLTIVGAGGFFLWASLAPLDQGIPVQGTVVVSGKRKAVQTFSPGVVSRILVKEGELVKQGQPLFRLDQTQNQADVQSLQAQYRMAWASAARWQSERDNRSSIVFPAELSANPDPALALVLEGQRQLFSSRREAFAREQAGIRANIDGASSQLNGMRRARSDLSAQAQSLRDQLANLQPLADNGYIPRNRLLDYQRQLSQVQQDLAQNTGESGRVEQGILESRLKLQQHSEEYQKEVRSQLADAQLRSLTLEQQLTSAGFDLQHSEINAPADGIAVNLSVHTEGAVVRAGETLLEIVPQGTRLEVEGRLPVNLVDKVGTHLPVDILFTAFNQSRTPRVPGEVSLISADQMLDEKTGQPYYVLRTTVSEAALEKLHGLVIKPGMPAEMFVRTGERSLLNYLFKPLLDRAGSALTEE; encoded by the coding sequence ATGAGCAGCCTTACCGTTGAGCCACGCTTTAAAGAACGCGACGCCGGTTTTTTCGTAAAAATGAGTTGGCTGCTGACCATCGTCGGTGCCGGCGGCTTTTTCCTTTGGGCCAGCCTCGCCCCACTCGACCAAGGCATCCCGGTGCAAGGCACGGTGGTGGTGTCGGGCAAGCGCAAGGCCGTGCAAACCTTCAGCCCCGGCGTGGTCAGCCGGATCCTGGTGAAGGAGGGCGAGTTGGTCAAACAGGGCCAGCCGCTGTTTCGCCTCGACCAGACCCAGAATCAGGCCGACGTGCAATCGCTGCAAGCCCAGTACCGCATGGCCTGGGCCAGTGCGGCGCGTTGGCAGAGCGAGCGCGACAATCGTTCCAGCATCGTCTTTCCGGCGGAGCTGAGCGCCAACCCCGACCCGGCCCTGGCGCTGGTGCTGGAAGGCCAGCGCCAATTGTTCAGCAGCCGCCGCGAAGCGTTTGCCCGTGAACAAGCGGGGATTCGCGCCAATATCGACGGCGCCAGCTCGCAACTGAATGGCATGCGCCGCGCGCGCAGTGACTTGTCGGCCCAGGCCCAATCCCTGCGCGATCAACTGGCCAACCTGCAGCCTTTGGCCGACAACGGCTATATCCCGCGCAACCGCCTGCTCGATTACCAGCGCCAACTGTCCCAGGTGCAGCAGGACCTGGCACAGAACACCGGCGAAAGCGGCCGCGTGGAGCAGGGCATCCTTGAGTCACGCCTGAAGTTGCAGCAGCACAGCGAGGAATATCAAAAGGAAGTGCGCAGCCAATTGGCCGACGCGCAACTGCGCAGCTTGACCCTTGAGCAGCAACTCACTTCCGCCGGGTTCGACCTGCAGCACAGCGAAATCAACGCGCCGGCCGATGGCATTGCGGTCAACCTCAGCGTGCACACCGAAGGCGCCGTGGTGCGTGCCGGTGAAACCCTGTTGGAAATCGTGCCCCAGGGCACCCGCCTGGAAGTGGAAGGGCGTTTGCCGGTGAACCTGGTGGATAAGGTCGGCACGCACTTGCCGGTGGACATTCTCTTCACCGCCTTCAACCAGAGCCGCACCCCGCGTGTGCCCGGCGAAGTCAGCCTGATTTCCGCCGACCAGATGCTCGATGAAAAAACCGGCCAGCCGTATTACGTGCTGCGCACCACCGTCAGCGAAGCTGCGCTGGAGAAACTGCATGGCCTGGTGATCAAGCCGGGCATGCCCGCCGAGATGTTTGTGCGCACTGGCGAGCGCTCGTTGCTCAATTACCTGTTCAAGCCGCTGCTGGATCGCGCCGGCTCTGCGTTGACCGAGGAATGA
- a CDS encoding TolC family outer membrane protein, with amino-acid sequence MKSVCLSLCLLCGSAQAAMGPFDVYEQALRNDPVFLGAIKERDAGLENRTIGRAGLLPKLSYNYNKGRNNSEAHLPDGRGGTYRDDRNYNSYGSTFSLQQPLFDYEAYANYRKGVAQSLFADESFRDKSQALLVRVLSYYTQALFAQDQIDIARAKKKAFEQQFQQNQHLFQQGEGTRTDILEAESRYELATAEEIQALDEQDASLRELGALIGVQSVNINDLAPLNQSFAAFTLTPANYDTWHELAISNNPTLASQRQAVEVARYEVERNRAGHLPKVTAFASSRKQESDSGNTYNQRYDTNTIGIEISVPLYAGGGVSASTRQASRGMEQAEYELEGKTRETLIELRRQFSACLSGVSKLRAYQKALTSAEALVVSTKQSILGGERVNLDALNAEQQLYTTRRDLAQARYDYLMAWTKLHYYAGNLRDTDLAKVDEAFGPVK; translated from the coding sequence ATGAAGTCGGTGTGCCTTTCTCTGTGTTTGCTGTGCGGGTCGGCCCAGGCGGCCATGGGCCCGTTTGATGTCTACGAGCAAGCGTTGCGTAACGACCCGGTGTTTCTTGGCGCGATCAAGGAGCGCGATGCCGGCCTGGAAAACCGCACCATCGGCCGCGCCGGGCTGCTGCCGAAGCTGTCGTACAACTACAACAAGGGCCGCAACAACTCCGAGGCGCACCTGCCGGACGGACGCGGCGGCACCTATCGCGATGACCGCAACTACAACAGTTATGGCTCGACTTTCAGCCTGCAACAGCCGTTGTTCGACTACGAAGCCTATGCCAACTACCGCAAGGGCGTGGCCCAGTCGCTGTTTGCCGATGAAAGTTTTCGCGACAAGAGCCAGGCCCTGCTGGTGCGGGTGCTGAGCTATTACACCCAGGCGTTGTTCGCCCAGGACCAGATCGACATCGCCCGCGCCAAGAAGAAGGCCTTCGAGCAACAGTTCCAGCAAAACCAGCACTTGTTCCAGCAAGGCGAGGGCACGCGCACCGACATTCTCGAAGCCGAATCGCGTTACGAGCTGGCCACCGCCGAAGAGATTCAGGCGCTGGATGAGCAAGATGCGTCGTTGCGCGAACTGGGCGCGTTGATCGGTGTGCAGAGCGTCAACATCAACGACCTGGCGCCGCTGAACCAAAGCTTTGCCGCCTTCACCCTGACCCCGGCCAACTACGACACCTGGCATGAACTGGCGATCAGCAATAACCCCACGCTCGCGTCCCAGCGCCAGGCCGTGGAAGTGGCGCGTTATGAAGTGGAACGCAACCGCGCCGGGCATTTACCCAAGGTCACTGCGTTTGCCAGCTCGCGCAAGCAGGAGTCCGACAGCGGCAACACCTACAACCAGCGCTACGACACCAACACCATCGGCATTGAAATCAGCGTGCCGTTGTATGCCGGTGGCGGCGTTTCGGCGTCCACCCGCCAGGCCAGCCGCGGCATGGAACAGGCCGAGTACGAGCTGGAAGGCAAGACCCGCGAAACCCTGATCGAGCTGCGTCGCCAGTTCAGTGCGTGCCTGTCGGGCGTGAGCAAATTGCGCGCGTACCAAAAGGCCCTGACCTCGGCCGAAGCGCTGGTGGTGTCGACCAAGCAAAGCATCCTCGGCGGCGAGCGGGTCAACCTCGACGCGCTGAATGCCGAGCAGCAGCTGTACACCACCCGCCGCGACCTGGCCCAGGCGCGTTACGACTATTTGATGGCCTGGACCAAATTGCACTACTACGCGGGCAACTTGCGCGACACCGACCTGGCGAAAGTCGACGAGGCCTTCGGCCCGGTGAAATGA
- the eprS gene encoding autotransporter serine peptidase EprS has product MITDSPRFKPFTAGSLLLLSVAAQAQYTETGQPGNPASWRSAEYQSDWGLDRMKANEAYAAGISGSGVKIGALDSGFDADHPEASKDRFHPVTATGTYVDGSPFSTTGALNPNNDSHGTHVTGTMGAARDGVGMHGVAYNAQVYVGNTNANDSFLFGPTPDPKYFKAVYSALVDSGVRAINNSWGSQPPNVSYQTLGDLHAAYAQHYNQGTWLDAAADVAKAGVINVFSAGNSGYANASVRSALPYFQPELEGHWLAVSGLDKANNQKYNKCGIAKYWCISTPGALINSTVPGGGYGVKSGTSMSAPHATGALALVMERYPYMNNAQALQVLLTTATQLDGSITQAPNAIVGWGVPDLGRAMHGPGQLLGAMDVNLAAGQGDVWSNGISDQALLQRQAEDRAEHTAWQQTLIDKGWQNGVAANASQQDQTDYAVGTARDQAAASRVYEGSLIKSGAGSLLLSGDSTYRGPTTVNGGLLAVNGSLTSAVTVNDSGTLGGSGRIAALSVNSGGRVAPGNSVGTLNVAGDVNLGAGSTYAVELTPTSSDRIVAGGKAVLGGGTVTLALENSPTLLSQSQAQSLIGRQYSILQAAGGIQGQFGQVLPNYLFVGGTLDYAANGVQLAVVRNDATFASVAATRNQRNVAAAAEQLGAGNPVYESLLQSDTRAAAQQGLQQLSGEIYPAIGAMLINDSLQLRDAVGERLRHVPVNGESNLWLKALGAWGKTDSRSETAGSTTSIGGLLAGVDGALDEQTRVGVVAGYSDSSLSMGSGTHSSASIDSYHFGAYAGRELGDWRVSVGGAYSWHRGDVKRDLQYGEVSGKQKAKLDARTAQLFTEAAYRIRLQPLALEPFANLAYVHLDSDSFHEKGDAAALERGSDRRDAVLSTLGVRALKTLPLNDHQQLELSGSLGWQHSLTAVESEEHLAFEAGGPSFAVRSSPLLRDAGLVGVQASLALSPSTRVNLDYTGQLGGRENTQGVGLSLNWQF; this is encoded by the coding sequence ATGATCACCGATTCACCGCGCTTCAAACCGTTTACCGCGGGCTCCTTGCTGCTGTTGTCCGTTGCGGCACAGGCGCAATACACCGAGACCGGCCAACCGGGTAACCCCGCCAGCTGGCGCTCCGCCGAATACCAGAGCGACTGGGGCCTGGACCGCATGAAGGCGAACGAAGCCTACGCCGCCGGCATCAGCGGCAGCGGGGTGAAGATCGGCGCGTTGGACTCCGGGTTCGATGCCGATCACCCGGAAGCCTCCAAGGACCGTTTTCACCCGGTGACCGCCACCGGCACCTATGTGGATGGCAGCCCCTTCAGCACCACCGGTGCGCTCAACCCCAACAACGATTCCCACGGCACCCATGTCACCGGCACCATGGGCGCGGCCCGCGACGGCGTGGGCATGCACGGCGTGGCCTACAACGCGCAAGTCTATGTGGGCAATACCAACGCCAACGACAGCTTCCTGTTCGGCCCGACGCCGGACCCCAAATACTTCAAGGCGGTGTACAGCGCGTTGGTGGATTCCGGTGTGCGCGCCATCAACAACAGTTGGGGCAGCCAGCCGCCGAATGTCAGCTACCAGACCCTCGGCGACCTGCACGCGGCCTACGCCCAGCATTACAACCAGGGCACGTGGCTGGATGCGGCAGCGGATGTGGCCAAGGCCGGTGTGATCAATGTGTTCAGCGCCGGCAACAGCGGCTACGCGAATGCCAGCGTGCGTTCGGCGTTGCCGTATTTCCAGCCGGAACTGGAGGGCCATTGGCTGGCCGTGTCGGGCCTGGACAAGGCGAACAACCAGAAATACAACAAGTGCGGCATCGCCAAGTACTGGTGTATTTCCACCCCCGGCGCGTTGATCAACAGCACCGTGCCCGGCGGCGGTTATGGGGTGAAATCCGGCACCTCGATGTCGGCGCCGCATGCCACGGGCGCGTTGGCGCTGGTGATGGAACGCTACCCGTACATGAACAACGCGCAGGCGTTGCAAGTGCTGTTGACCACCGCCACGCAGCTCGACGGCTCGATCACCCAGGCACCCAATGCCATCGTCGGCTGGGGCGTGCCGGACCTCGGCCGGGCGATGCACGGGCCGGGGCAATTGCTCGGGGCGATGGACGTGAACCTGGCGGCCGGGCAGGGCGATGTGTGGAGCAATGGCATCTCCGACCAAGCGTTGTTGCAGCGCCAGGCCGAAGACCGCGCCGAGCACACAGCCTGGCAGCAGACGCTGATCGACAAAGGCTGGCAAAACGGCGTGGCCGCCAACGCCAGCCAGCAGGACCAGACCGACTACGCGGTCGGCACCGCGCGCGACCAAGCCGCGGCGAGCCGCGTATACGAAGGCAGCCTGATCAAATCCGGCGCCGGCAGCTTGCTGCTCAGCGGCGACAGCACCTATCGCGGCCCGACCACCGTCAACGGCGGCCTGTTGGCGGTAAACGGTTCGTTGACCTCGGCAGTAACCGTAAATGACAGCGGCACCCTCGGCGGTTCCGGGCGGATTGCGGCGTTGTCGGTGAACAGCGGCGGCCGCGTCGCGCCGGGCAATTCCGTCGGCACGTTGAACGTGGCAGGCGATGTGAACCTCGGCGCGGGCTCAACCTATGCGGTAGAACTCACGCCCACCAGCAGCGACCGCATTGTCGCCGGTGGCAAGGCCGTGCTCGGCGGCGGCACCGTGACCCTGGCGCTGGAAAACAGCCCCACGCTGCTCAGCCAAAGCCAGGCGCAAAGCCTGATTGGCCGCCAGTACAGCATCCTGCAGGCCGCCGGTGGCATTCAGGGCCAGTTTGGTCAGGTGTTGCCGAACTACCTGTTCGTGGGCGGCACCCTCGACTATGCGGCCAACGGCGTGCAGTTGGCCGTGGTGCGCAACGACGCCACGTTCGCCAGCGTCGCCGCCACGCGCAACCAGCGCAACGTGGCCGCCGCCGCCGAGCAACTGGGCGCGGGCAACCCGGTGTACGAAAGCCTGTTGCAGTCGGATACACGCGCCGCAGCCCAGCAAGGCTTGCAGCAGCTGTCCGGCGAAATCTACCCGGCGATTGGCGCGATGTTGATCAACGACAGCCTGCAACTGCGCGATGCGGTGGGCGAGCGCCTGCGCCATGTGCCGGTCAACGGCGAGAGCAACCTGTGGCTCAAGGCGCTGGGTGCCTGGGGCAAGACCGACAGCCGCAGCGAAACGGCGGGCTCGACGACTTCGATTGGCGGTCTGCTGGCCGGGGTCGACGGCGCACTGGACGAGCAGACCCGCGTGGGTGTGGTGGCCGGTTACAGCGATAGCTCGTTGAGCATGGGCAGTGGCACACATTCCTCGGCGTCCATCGACAGTTACCACTTTGGTGCGTATGCCGGGCGCGAGCTGGGCGACTGGCGCGTCAGCGTCGGCGGCGCCTACAGCTGGCATCGCGGCGATGTGAAGCGTGACCTGCAATACGGCGAGGTCAGCGGCAAACAAAAGGCCAAGCTCGACGCGCGCACGGCCCAGCTGTTTACCGAGGCGGCTTACCGCATTCGCTTGCAGCCGCTGGCGCTGGAACCGTTCGCCAACCTGGCTTATGTGCATCTGGACAGTGATTCATTCCACGAAAAAGGCGATGCGGCGGCGCTGGAACGTGGCAGTGATCGACGTGATGCGGTGCTGAGCACGCTCGGTGTGCGGGCGTTGAAAACCTTGCCGCTCAATGACCACCAGCAGTTGGAGCTGTCCGGCTCGTTGGGCTGGCAGCACAGCCTGACGGCGGTCGAATCCGAAGAGCATTTGGCGTTTGAAGCAGGCGGGCCGTCATTTGCCGTGCGCAGTTCGCCGTTGCTGCGCGATGCGGGGTTGGTGGGCGTGCAGGCGAGTTTGGCGTTGAGCCCGAGCACGCGGGTCAACCTGGATTACACCGGGCAGTTGGGTGGGCGGGAGAACACCCAGGGCGTGGGGTTGAGCCTGAACTGGCAGTTCTAG